In one window of Geotrypetes seraphini chromosome 3, aGeoSer1.1, whole genome shotgun sequence DNA:
- the LOC117357741 gene encoding calpain-14-like isoform X3, with the protein MPRLAFLSGEQKSRKMPIRTGTFKKPRRLLDQNYQVLLETCLRNKKLYVDDVFPATLNSIGTGDLLKKLPPDVQWKRPHELVKNPQFWCENASRFDLRQGLTENCWFLAALASLTFHHDILTNVVPQNQSFDRKYAGIFHFRFWRFGEWVDVVVDDMLPVNKDGQLIFVSSIRKNLFWGALLEKAYAKLCGSYEDTQIGQVSEALVDFTGGVNMSIRLAEAPSELWEIMQRAAYSGSLMGCQTRSGKEQVLENGLVAGHAYTVTGIRKVTCKTGPENLVRLRNPWGRIEWKGAWSDCSVKWEQISLKERILLRRTRDDGEFWMSLEDFKIHFVELVICKLTPDLMSPASGMQWTLSMQTGKWSAGSTAGGRMSYQETFWLNPQYRLKILTGDNMEKSVNSCSVLISLLQKQNHKHRNQSPPLYIGFSIFKVPLEFQDLKSRLPQNFFAKHPPVNTTCIFINEREVSQDFRLMPGAYVIVPSTAEPDQECEFILRVFSRRHVLQEQGGNILCCKTIVDKQEDKIWEKFFNKYFMKHPEINVDQLQLLLNKANWTNVKQVPVKFSLDACKGFMALLDLSATGTLSMQEFRTLWKRLLFFQEVFQKKDIEKTGYLNLNDMQAAVQERGISLSDRFTNLMALRYGDSSMKISFDNFACFMLRVEMMGEVFHNLSKDGKGIYLEEAEWMLLTLYS; encoded by the exons ATGCCTCGCCTTGCCTTTTTGAGTGGTGAGCAAAAGAGCCGGAAAATGCCAATCCGCACGGGGACATTCAAGAAACCCCGCCGGCTTCTTGATCAAAACTATCAGGTTTTGCTGGAGACCTGTTTACGGAATAAGAAGTTGTATGTGGACGATGTGTTTCCAGCTACTCTCAACTCCATTGGCACAGGAGACCTGTTAAAGAAGCTGCCCCCAGATGTTCAGTGGAAGAGGCCACAT GAACTGGTCAAAAATCCTCAGTTTTGGTGTGAAAATGCAAGCAGATTTGATCTCCGGCAAGGGCTCACAG AGAACTGCTGGTTTTTAGCTGCCCTGGCCTCTCTGACCTTCCATCATGACATCTTGACCAACGTTGTGCCTCAGAACCAAAGCTTTGATAGGAAGTATGCTGGTATTTTCCACTTTCGA TTCTGGCGTTTTGGTGAGTGGGTAGATGTGGTGGTCGACGACATGCTGCCAGTGAACAAGGATGGGCAACTTATCTTTGTCTCCTCTATTCGCAAGAACTTGTTTTGGGGTGCACTTCTAGAGAAGGCCTATGCCAA ACTGTGTGGTTCCTACGAAGATACACAGATTGGGCAGGTGTCCGAAGCTCTGGTGGACTTCACTGGTGGTGTTAACATGTCAATCCGGCTAGCAGAGGCTCCATCTGAGCTGTGGGAAATCATGCAAAGAGCAGCGTACAGCGGATCATTAATGGGCTGTCAGACTCGCTCAGGG AAAGAGCAAGTGTTAGAGAATGGATTGGTGGCGGGCCACGCTTACACCGTAACTGGAATCAGAAAG GTAACCTGCAAAACTGGACCAGAGAATTTAGTGAGATTGAGGAATCCCTGGGGCAGGATTGAATGGAAGGGAGCTTGGAGCGACTG CTCTGTGAAATGGGAACAAATCAGTCTGAAGGAAAGGATTTTGCTACGGAGAACCAGAGACGATGGAGAATTTTG GATGTCTCTAGAGGACTTCAAGATCCATTTTGTGGAACTGGTGATTTGCAAATTGACTCCCGATCTGATGAGTCCTGCCAGTGGCATGCAGTGGACTTTGTCGATGcagacagggaagtggagtgcaGGGAGCACGGCAGGAGGGAGAATGTCATACCAAG AAACATTTTGGTTGAATCCTCAGTACCGGCTAAAAATTCTGACCGGTGATAACATGGAAAAGTCAGTTAATTCCTGCAGTGTGCTGATCTCACTCCTTCAGAAGCAGAACCACAAGCACAGAAACCAGTCGCCTCCTCTCTATATTGGCTTTTCCATCTTTAAG gtgccactaGAG TTCCAGGACCTGAAAAGCAGACTGCCTCAGAATTTCTTTGCCAAGCATCCACCCGTGAACACAACCTGCATCTTCATCAACGAGCGGGAAGTGAGCCAGGACTTCCGTCTCATGCCGGGCGCCTATGTCATCGTCCCTTCTACCGCTGAGCCAGATCAGGAGTGCGAGTTCATCCTGCGCGTCTTCTCCCGGCGCCACGTCCTGCA GGAACAGGGAGGAAACATTCTGTGCTGTAAG ACAATTGTCGACAAACAGGAAGACAAGATCTGGGAGAAATTCttcaataaatattttatgaaa CATCCAGAAATAAATGTGGACCAGCTGCAGTTGCTTCTAAATAAAGCAAATTGGACAA ATGTGAAGCAAGTTCCAGTGAAGTTTAGCCTGGATGCCTGCAAGGGATTCATGGCGTTGCTCGAT CTTAGTGCCACCGGCACACTGAGCATGCAAGAATTTCGGACTCTATGGAAGCGGCTGCTCTTCTTTCAG GAAGTATTCCAGAAGAAAGATATTGAGAAGACTGGATACCTTAATCTAAATGACATGCAGGCCGCAGTTCAAGAAAGGG gaATTTCCCTAAGTGATCGGTTCACCAATCTAATGGCACTTAGATACGGGGACTCTTCCATGAAAATCAGCTTTGATAACTTTGCCTGCTTCATGCTGCGTGTGGAAATGATGGGAG AAGTCTTTCACAACTTGAGCAAGGATGGGAAAGGAATTTATCTTGAGGAAGCTGAG tggATGCTGCTCACCCTTTATTCTTGA
- the LOC117357741 gene encoding calpain-14-like isoform X1: MPRLAFLSGEQKSRKMPIRTGTFKKPRRLLDQNYQVLLETCLRNKKLYVDDVFPATLNSIGTGDLLKKLPPDVQWKRPHELVKNPQFWCENASRFDLRQGLTENCWFLAALASLTFHHDILTNVVPQNQSFDRKYAGIFHFRFWRFGEWVDVVVDDMLPVNKDGQLIFVSSIRKNLFWGALLEKAYAKLCGSYEDTQIGQVSEALVDFTGGVNMSIRLAEAPSELWEIMQRAAYSGSLMGCQTRSGKEQVLENGLVAGHAYTVTGIRKVTCKTGPENLVRLRNPWGRIEWKGAWSDCSVKWEQISLKERILLRRTRDDGEFWMSLEDFKIHFVELVICKLTPDLMSPASGMQWTLSMQTGKWSAGSTAGGRMSYQETFWLNPQYRLKILTGDNMEKSVNSCSVLISLLQKQNHKHRNQSPPLYIGFSIFKVPLEFQDLKSRLPQNFFAKHPPVNTTCIFINEREVSQDFRLMPGAYVIVPSTAEPDQECEFILRVFSRRHVLQEQGGNILCCKTIVDKQEDKIWEKFFNKYFMKHPEINVDQLQLLLNKANWTNVKQVPVKFSLDACKGFMALLDLSATGTLSMQEFRTLWKRLLFFQEVFQKKDIEKTGYLNLNDMQAAVQERGISLSDRFTNLMALRYGDSSMKISFDNFACFMLRVEMMGEVFHNLSKDGKGIYLEEAEWHRPRRSHSGFSYSLRGWQVGAARPCRVRRHNTSKGLKGTPSYLNLVGSQEDSLHASSLQPY; the protein is encoded by the exons ATGCCTCGCCTTGCCTTTTTGAGTGGTGAGCAAAAGAGCCGGAAAATGCCAATCCGCACGGGGACATTCAAGAAACCCCGCCGGCTTCTTGATCAAAACTATCAGGTTTTGCTGGAGACCTGTTTACGGAATAAGAAGTTGTATGTGGACGATGTGTTTCCAGCTACTCTCAACTCCATTGGCACAGGAGACCTGTTAAAGAAGCTGCCCCCAGATGTTCAGTGGAAGAGGCCACAT GAACTGGTCAAAAATCCTCAGTTTTGGTGTGAAAATGCAAGCAGATTTGATCTCCGGCAAGGGCTCACAG AGAACTGCTGGTTTTTAGCTGCCCTGGCCTCTCTGACCTTCCATCATGACATCTTGACCAACGTTGTGCCTCAGAACCAAAGCTTTGATAGGAAGTATGCTGGTATTTTCCACTTTCGA TTCTGGCGTTTTGGTGAGTGGGTAGATGTGGTGGTCGACGACATGCTGCCAGTGAACAAGGATGGGCAACTTATCTTTGTCTCCTCTATTCGCAAGAACTTGTTTTGGGGTGCACTTCTAGAGAAGGCCTATGCCAA ACTGTGTGGTTCCTACGAAGATACACAGATTGGGCAGGTGTCCGAAGCTCTGGTGGACTTCACTGGTGGTGTTAACATGTCAATCCGGCTAGCAGAGGCTCCATCTGAGCTGTGGGAAATCATGCAAAGAGCAGCGTACAGCGGATCATTAATGGGCTGTCAGACTCGCTCAGGG AAAGAGCAAGTGTTAGAGAATGGATTGGTGGCGGGCCACGCTTACACCGTAACTGGAATCAGAAAG GTAACCTGCAAAACTGGACCAGAGAATTTAGTGAGATTGAGGAATCCCTGGGGCAGGATTGAATGGAAGGGAGCTTGGAGCGACTG CTCTGTGAAATGGGAACAAATCAGTCTGAAGGAAAGGATTTTGCTACGGAGAACCAGAGACGATGGAGAATTTTG GATGTCTCTAGAGGACTTCAAGATCCATTTTGTGGAACTGGTGATTTGCAAATTGACTCCCGATCTGATGAGTCCTGCCAGTGGCATGCAGTGGACTTTGTCGATGcagacagggaagtggagtgcaGGGAGCACGGCAGGAGGGAGAATGTCATACCAAG AAACATTTTGGTTGAATCCTCAGTACCGGCTAAAAATTCTGACCGGTGATAACATGGAAAAGTCAGTTAATTCCTGCAGTGTGCTGATCTCACTCCTTCAGAAGCAGAACCACAAGCACAGAAACCAGTCGCCTCCTCTCTATATTGGCTTTTCCATCTTTAAG gtgccactaGAG TTCCAGGACCTGAAAAGCAGACTGCCTCAGAATTTCTTTGCCAAGCATCCACCCGTGAACACAACCTGCATCTTCATCAACGAGCGGGAAGTGAGCCAGGACTTCCGTCTCATGCCGGGCGCCTATGTCATCGTCCCTTCTACCGCTGAGCCAGATCAGGAGTGCGAGTTCATCCTGCGCGTCTTCTCCCGGCGCCACGTCCTGCA GGAACAGGGAGGAAACATTCTGTGCTGTAAG ACAATTGTCGACAAACAGGAAGACAAGATCTGGGAGAAATTCttcaataaatattttatgaaa CATCCAGAAATAAATGTGGACCAGCTGCAGTTGCTTCTAAATAAAGCAAATTGGACAA ATGTGAAGCAAGTTCCAGTGAAGTTTAGCCTGGATGCCTGCAAGGGATTCATGGCGTTGCTCGAT CTTAGTGCCACCGGCACACTGAGCATGCAAGAATTTCGGACTCTATGGAAGCGGCTGCTCTTCTTTCAG GAAGTATTCCAGAAGAAAGATATTGAGAAGACTGGATACCTTAATCTAAATGACATGCAGGCCGCAGTTCAAGAAAGGG gaATTTCCCTAAGTGATCGGTTCACCAATCTAATGGCACTTAGATACGGGGACTCTTCCATGAAAATCAGCTTTGATAACTTTGCCTGCTTCATGCTGCGTGTGGAAATGATGGGAG AAGTCTTTCACAACTTGAGCAAGGATGGGAAAGGAATTTATCTTGAGGAAGCTGAG TGGCACCGACCCAGAAGAAGCCACAGTGGCTTCAGCTACTCACTGAGAGGATGGCAAGTAGGAGCAGCCCGTCCTTGCAGAGTCAGGAGGCACAATACAAGTAAGGGACTGAAGGGGACCCCCAGCTACTTGAACTTGGTTGGATCCCAGGAGGATAGCTTACATGCCTCCTCTCTGCAGCCATATTAA
- the LOC117357741 gene encoding calpain-14-like isoform X2: MPRLAFLSGEQKSRKMPIRTGTFKKPRRLLDQNYQVLLETCLRNKKLYVDDVFPATLNSIGTGDLLKKLPPDVQWKRPHELVKNPQFWCENASRFDLRQGLTENCWFLAALASLTFHHDILTNVVPQNQSFDRKYAGIFHFRFWRFGEWVDVVVDDMLPVNKDGQLIFVSSIRKNLFWGALLEKAYAKLCGSYEDTQIGQVSEALVDFTGGVNMSIRLAEAPSELWEIMQRAAYSGSLMGCQTRSGKEQVLENGLVAGHAYTVTGIRKVTCKTGPENLVRLRNPWGRIEWKGAWSDCSVKWEQISLKERILLRRTRDDGEFWMSLEDFKIHFVELVICKLTPDLMSPASGMQWTLSMQTGKWSAGSTAGGRMSYQETFWLNPQYRLKILTGDNMEKSVNSCSVLISLLQKQNHKHRNQSPPLYIGFSIFKVPLEFQDLKSRLPQNFFAKHPPVNTTCIFINEREVSQDFRLMPGAYVIVPSTAEPDQECEFILRVFSRRHVLQEQGGNILCCKTIVDKQEDKIWEKFFNKYFMKHPEINVDQLQLLLNKANWTNVKQVPVKFSLDACKGFMALLDLSATGTLSMQEFRTLWKRLLFFQEVFQKKDIEKTGYLNLNDMQAAVQERGISLSDRFTNLMALRYGDSSMKISFDNFACFMLRVEMMGEVFHNLSKDGKGIYLEEAEWHRPRRSHSGFSYSLRGWQVGAARPCRVRRHNTMDAAHPLFLRQKRGRIPFPMANLQRY, from the exons ATGCCTCGCCTTGCCTTTTTGAGTGGTGAGCAAAAGAGCCGGAAAATGCCAATCCGCACGGGGACATTCAAGAAACCCCGCCGGCTTCTTGATCAAAACTATCAGGTTTTGCTGGAGACCTGTTTACGGAATAAGAAGTTGTATGTGGACGATGTGTTTCCAGCTACTCTCAACTCCATTGGCACAGGAGACCTGTTAAAGAAGCTGCCCCCAGATGTTCAGTGGAAGAGGCCACAT GAACTGGTCAAAAATCCTCAGTTTTGGTGTGAAAATGCAAGCAGATTTGATCTCCGGCAAGGGCTCACAG AGAACTGCTGGTTTTTAGCTGCCCTGGCCTCTCTGACCTTCCATCATGACATCTTGACCAACGTTGTGCCTCAGAACCAAAGCTTTGATAGGAAGTATGCTGGTATTTTCCACTTTCGA TTCTGGCGTTTTGGTGAGTGGGTAGATGTGGTGGTCGACGACATGCTGCCAGTGAACAAGGATGGGCAACTTATCTTTGTCTCCTCTATTCGCAAGAACTTGTTTTGGGGTGCACTTCTAGAGAAGGCCTATGCCAA ACTGTGTGGTTCCTACGAAGATACACAGATTGGGCAGGTGTCCGAAGCTCTGGTGGACTTCACTGGTGGTGTTAACATGTCAATCCGGCTAGCAGAGGCTCCATCTGAGCTGTGGGAAATCATGCAAAGAGCAGCGTACAGCGGATCATTAATGGGCTGTCAGACTCGCTCAGGG AAAGAGCAAGTGTTAGAGAATGGATTGGTGGCGGGCCACGCTTACACCGTAACTGGAATCAGAAAG GTAACCTGCAAAACTGGACCAGAGAATTTAGTGAGATTGAGGAATCCCTGGGGCAGGATTGAATGGAAGGGAGCTTGGAGCGACTG CTCTGTGAAATGGGAACAAATCAGTCTGAAGGAAAGGATTTTGCTACGGAGAACCAGAGACGATGGAGAATTTTG GATGTCTCTAGAGGACTTCAAGATCCATTTTGTGGAACTGGTGATTTGCAAATTGACTCCCGATCTGATGAGTCCTGCCAGTGGCATGCAGTGGACTTTGTCGATGcagacagggaagtggagtgcaGGGAGCACGGCAGGAGGGAGAATGTCATACCAAG AAACATTTTGGTTGAATCCTCAGTACCGGCTAAAAATTCTGACCGGTGATAACATGGAAAAGTCAGTTAATTCCTGCAGTGTGCTGATCTCACTCCTTCAGAAGCAGAACCACAAGCACAGAAACCAGTCGCCTCCTCTCTATATTGGCTTTTCCATCTTTAAG gtgccactaGAG TTCCAGGACCTGAAAAGCAGACTGCCTCAGAATTTCTTTGCCAAGCATCCACCCGTGAACACAACCTGCATCTTCATCAACGAGCGGGAAGTGAGCCAGGACTTCCGTCTCATGCCGGGCGCCTATGTCATCGTCCCTTCTACCGCTGAGCCAGATCAGGAGTGCGAGTTCATCCTGCGCGTCTTCTCCCGGCGCCACGTCCTGCA GGAACAGGGAGGAAACATTCTGTGCTGTAAG ACAATTGTCGACAAACAGGAAGACAAGATCTGGGAGAAATTCttcaataaatattttatgaaa CATCCAGAAATAAATGTGGACCAGCTGCAGTTGCTTCTAAATAAAGCAAATTGGACAA ATGTGAAGCAAGTTCCAGTGAAGTTTAGCCTGGATGCCTGCAAGGGATTCATGGCGTTGCTCGAT CTTAGTGCCACCGGCACACTGAGCATGCAAGAATTTCGGACTCTATGGAAGCGGCTGCTCTTCTTTCAG GAAGTATTCCAGAAGAAAGATATTGAGAAGACTGGATACCTTAATCTAAATGACATGCAGGCCGCAGTTCAAGAAAGGG gaATTTCCCTAAGTGATCGGTTCACCAATCTAATGGCACTTAGATACGGGGACTCTTCCATGAAAATCAGCTTTGATAACTTTGCCTGCTTCATGCTGCGTGTGGAAATGATGGGAG AAGTCTTTCACAACTTGAGCAAGGATGGGAAAGGAATTTATCTTGAGGAAGCTGAG TGGCACCGACCCAGAAGAAGCCACAGTGGCTTCAGCTACTCACTGAGAGGATGGCAAGTAGGAGCAGCCCGTCCTTGCAGAGTCAGGAGGCACAATACAA tggATGCTGCTCACCCTTTATTCTTGAGGCAGAAGCGAGGGAGAATCCCATTTCCGATGGCTAACCTCCAGCGGTATTGA